One genomic region from Populus nigra chromosome 8, ddPopNigr1.1, whole genome shotgun sequence encodes:
- the LOC133701794 gene encoding nucleosome assembly protein 1;2-like isoform X2 codes for MSNYNMKVSSSPKVSKHVECLRHLQSQHDELEAQFLEERKALEAKYHKLYQPLYTKRYEIVNGLQEVDGVMSAELDSIKEDQATEEKGVPEFWLTAMKTHEVLAEEIKGQDEGALKFIKDIKWSRLQNPEGFELEFYFNPCPYFKNSVLTKTYHIIDESDPILSQAIGSEIEWYPEKCLTTKVVKRKQRMVSKKTKTTMIIKNCESFFTFFNPPQIPENEDDLDDDDNDELQDRLKQDYNLGIIIRDKIIPHAVSWFTGEAIEEDELDGIDYDGNDDDEDDEDEVEDKENDDGDEEDNESDKEVEQEEKRKQGVKKDIRKDYDEDEDEDEDEEEERKWGLKKDDDDDDDDDEAGDEENDDGDEEDNESDKEAEQEEKRKQGVKDIKKDYDEDGDEDGEKERKWDSKKDDDDEAEDDEHDDGDEEDNASDKEAEQEEKRKQGVKKDIKEDNDEDGDEEKERKWGLKKDVEDEDEEEEEEKRVWKKKIGGAQIQKGQQRELDHTCTQMTGAA; via the exons ATGAGTAACTATAACATGAAGGTGTCATCGTCTCCCAAGGTCAGCAAACACGTGGAGTGTCTCAGACATCTTCAG AGCCAACATGATGAGCTGGAAGCACAGTTTCTTGAGGAGAGAAAGGCATTAGAAGCTAAATACCAcaagctttatcaacctctataCACTAAG AGATATGAGATTGTGAATGGTCTACAAGAAGTTGACGGGGTTATGTCTGCTGAATTAGACAGCATAAAAGAGGATCAAGCTACAGAAG AGAAAGGAGTGCCTGAATTCTGGCTCACTGCAATGAAAACTCATGAAGTACTAGCAGAGGAG ATTAAGGGACAAGATGAAGGAGCCCTAAAGTTTATAAAAGATATCAAGTGGTCAAGACTTCAAAATCCTGAGGGTTTCGAGCTGGAGTTTTACTTCAACCCTTGTCCTTACTTCAAAAATTCTGTCCTGACAAAGACTTATCACataattgatgaatctgatcCTATTTTGAGTCAAGCAATTGG GTCGGAAATTGAATGGTATCCTGAGAAATGCTTGACGACGAAGGTTGTGAAGAGGAAACAAAGAATGGTGTCAAAGAAGACCAAAACCACCATGATAATTAAGAACTGTGAAAGTTTCTTCACATTCTTTAATCCTCCTCAGATCCCTGAGAATGAGGATGAcctagatgatgatgat AATGATGAACTTCAGGACCGGCTAAAACAAGACTACAATTTAGG TATTATTATTCGGGACAAAATCATTCCACATGCTGTGTCATGGTTTACTGGAGAGGCTATCGAGGAAGATGAGTTAGATGGTATAGATTATGATggcaatgatgatgatgaggatgatgaggaTGAGGTTGAAGATAAGGAGAATGATGATGGGGATGAGGAGGACAATGAAAGCGACAAGGAGGTTGagcaagaagagaaaagaaaacaaggtgTGAAGAAGGACATCAGAAAGGACTAtgatgaggatgaggatgaggatgaggatgaggaAGAGGAAAGAAAATGGGGCTTGAagaaggatgatgatgatgatgatgatgatgatgaggctGGAGATGAGGAGAATGATGATGGGGATGAGGAGGACAATGAAAGCGACAAGGAGGCTGagcaagaagagaaaagaaaacaaggtgTGAAGGACATCAAAAAGGACTATGATGAGGATGGGGATGAGGAcggggaaaaggaaagaaaatgggACTCGAagaaggatgatgatgatgaggctGAAGATGACGAGCATGATGATGGGGATGAGGAGGACAATGCAAGCGACAAGGAGGCTGagcaagaagagaaaagaaaacaaggtgTGAAGAAGGACATCAAAGAGGACAATGATGAGGACGGGGatgaggaaaaggaaagaaaatgggGTCTAAAGAAGGATGTTGAAGACGAGGAtgaggaggaagaggaagaaaaacgggTCTGGAAGAAG AAGATTGGAGGGGCACAAATTCAGAAAGGTCAGCAAAGGGAGTTGGATCACACTTGCACACAAATGACAGGAGCAGCTTAA
- the LOC133701795 gene encoding glyoxylate/succinic semialdehyde reductase 2, chloroplastic isoform X2, with protein MSLLLKASNGHLFLSSSIASMATCSSFCAQLPIHFRPIPISSSFPTNQPFRPFSAQASISPANDGGSPKTIGFLGLGIMGSPMAQNLIKSGCDVTVWNRTKSKCDPLISLGAKYKPSPEEVTAACDVTFAMLADPECAVEVACGKHGAASGMGPGKGYVDVSTVDGGTSKLICGHIEASGASFLEAPVSGSKKPAEDGQLIFLTAGDKSLYETVAPFLDIMGKSRFYLGEVGNGAAMKLIVNMIMGSMMATFSEGLLLSEKVGLDPNVLVEVVSEGAISAPMYSLKGPSMIKSLYPTAFPLKHQQKDMRLALGLAESVSQPTPIAAAANELYKVAKSHGLSDSDFSAVIEALKGKVQS; from the exons ATGTCCTTGTTGCTTAAGGCCAGCAACGGTCATCTCTTCTTATCATCATCAATTGCTTCCATGGCAACGTGTTCAAGCTTCTGCGCTCAACTTCCCATCCATTTTAGACCAATAcccatctcttcttcttttcccacTAATCAACCTTTCAGGCCCTTCTCTGCCCAAGCTTCAATTTCTCCTGCTAATg ATGGTGGCTCTCCAAAAACTATTGGCTTTCTAGGCCTTGGAATTATGGGTTCTCCAATGGCTCAGAATCTCATAAAATCCGg GTGTGATGTGACTGTTTGGAACAGGACCAAGAGCAAATGTGATCCTCTCATCAGCTTGGGAGCAAA ATATAAGCCTTCTCCTGAGGAAGTAACTGCAGCCTGTGATGTCACATTTGCAATGCTTGCTGATCCAGAATGTGCA GTGGAGGTTGCATGTGGAAAGCATGGAGCTGCAAGTGGTATGGGTCCAGGAAAAGG GTATGTGGATGTTTCAACTGTTGATGGTGGGACTTCTAAATTGATTTGTGGACATATCGAAGCTTCTGGGGCATCATTTTTGGAA GCTCCTGTTTCTGGCTCAAAGAAACCAGCAGAAGATGGGCAACTTATATTTCTTACTGCAG GTGACAAATCTCTGTATGAAACAGTCGCTCCGTTCTTAGATATCATGGGGAAG TCAAGATTTTACCTTGGGGAAGTCGGAAATGGGGCTGCAATGAAACTTATTGTCAACATGATCATGGGCAG TATGATGGCAACCTTTTCTGAAGGATTGCTTCTCAGCGAGAAAGTAGGACTGGACCCAAATGTACTGGTTGAG GTAGTGTCTGAGGGTGCCATTAGTGCACCGATGTATTCGCTGAAAGGTCCATCAATGATCAAATCTCTATACCCCACTGCTTTTCCCTTAAAGCATCAGCAGAAG GACATGAGACTTGCCCTGGGATTAGCAGAATCTGTTTCCCAACCCACTCcaattgcagcagctgcaaatgAACTATACAAGGTAGCAAAAAGTCACGGGCTTAGCGATAGTGATTTTTCAGCAGTGATTGAAGCACTGAAAGGAAAAGTGCAATCCTGA
- the LOC133701795 gene encoding glyoxylate/succinic semialdehyde reductase 2, chloroplastic isoform X1, giving the protein MSLLLKASNGHLFLSSSIASMATCSSFCAQLPIHFRPIPISSSFPTNQPFRPFSAQASISPANDGGSPKTIGFLGLGIMGSPMAQNLIKSGCDVTVWNRTKSKCDPLISLGAKYKPSPEEVTAACDVTFAMLADPECAVEVACGKHGAASGMGPGKGYVDVSTVDGGTSKLICGHIEASGASFLEAPVSGSKKPAEDGQLIFLTAGDKSLYETVAPFLDIMGKSRFYLGEVGNGAAMKLIVNMIMGSMMATFSEGLLLSEKVGLDPNVLVEVKLQVVSEGAISAPMYSLKGPSMIKSLYPTAFPLKHQQKDMRLALGLAESVSQPTPIAAAANELYKVAKSHGLSDSDFSAVIEALKGKVQS; this is encoded by the exons ATGTCCTTGTTGCTTAAGGCCAGCAACGGTCATCTCTTCTTATCATCATCAATTGCTTCCATGGCAACGTGTTCAAGCTTCTGCGCTCAACTTCCCATCCATTTTAGACCAATAcccatctcttcttcttttcccacTAATCAACCTTTCAGGCCCTTCTCTGCCCAAGCTTCAATTTCTCCTGCTAATg ATGGTGGCTCTCCAAAAACTATTGGCTTTCTAGGCCTTGGAATTATGGGTTCTCCAATGGCTCAGAATCTCATAAAATCCGg GTGTGATGTGACTGTTTGGAACAGGACCAAGAGCAAATGTGATCCTCTCATCAGCTTGGGAGCAAA ATATAAGCCTTCTCCTGAGGAAGTAACTGCAGCCTGTGATGTCACATTTGCAATGCTTGCTGATCCAGAATGTGCA GTGGAGGTTGCATGTGGAAAGCATGGAGCTGCAAGTGGTATGGGTCCAGGAAAAGG GTATGTGGATGTTTCAACTGTTGATGGTGGGACTTCTAAATTGATTTGTGGACATATCGAAGCTTCTGGGGCATCATTTTTGGAA GCTCCTGTTTCTGGCTCAAAGAAACCAGCAGAAGATGGGCAACTTATATTTCTTACTGCAG GTGACAAATCTCTGTATGAAACAGTCGCTCCGTTCTTAGATATCATGGGGAAG TCAAGATTTTACCTTGGGGAAGTCGGAAATGGGGCTGCAATGAAACTTATTGTCAACATGATCATGGGCAG TATGATGGCAACCTTTTCTGAAGGATTGCTTCTCAGCGAGAAAGTAGGACTGGACCCAAATGTACTGGTTGAG GTGAAATTGCAGGTAGTGTCTGAGGGTGCCATTAGTGCACCGATGTATTCGCTGAAAGGTCCATCAATGATCAAATCTCTATACCCCACTGCTTTTCCCTTAAAGCATCAGCAGAAG GACATGAGACTTGCCCTGGGATTAGCAGAATCTGTTTCCCAACCCACTCcaattgcagcagctgcaaatgAACTATACAAGGTAGCAAAAAGTCACGGGCTTAGCGATAGTGATTTTTCAGCAGTGATTGAAGCACTGAAAGGAAAAGTGCAATCCTGA
- the LOC133701794 gene encoding nucleosome assembly protein 1;2-like isoform X1 produces MSNYNMKVSSSPKVSKHVECLRHLQSQHDELEAQFLEERKALEAKYHKLYQPLYTKRYEIVNGLQEVDGVMSAELDSIKEDQATEEKGVPEFWLTAMKTHEVLAEEIKGQDEGALKFIKDIKWSRLQNPEGFELEFYFNPCPYFKNSVLTKTYHIIDESDPILSQAIGSEIEWYPEKCLTTKVVKRKQRMVSKKTKTTMIIKNCESFFTFFNPPQIPENEDDLDDDDNDELQDRLKQDYNLGIIIRDKIIPHAVSWFTGEAIEEDELDGIDYDGNDDDEDDEDEVEDKENDDGDEEDNESDKEVEQEEKRKQGVKKDIRKDYDEDEDEDEDEEEERKWGLKKDDDDDDDDDEAGDEENDDGDEEDNESDKEAEQEEKRKQGVKDIKKDYDEDGDEDGEKERKWDSKKDDDDEAEDDEHDDGDEEDNASDKEAEQEEKRKQGVKKDIKEDNDEDGDEEKERKWGLKKDVEDEDEEEEEEKRVWKKSSDGHKKIGGAQIQKGQQRELDHTCTQMTGAA; encoded by the exons ATGAGTAACTATAACATGAAGGTGTCATCGTCTCCCAAGGTCAGCAAACACGTGGAGTGTCTCAGACATCTTCAG AGCCAACATGATGAGCTGGAAGCACAGTTTCTTGAGGAGAGAAAGGCATTAGAAGCTAAATACCAcaagctttatcaacctctataCACTAAG AGATATGAGATTGTGAATGGTCTACAAGAAGTTGACGGGGTTATGTCTGCTGAATTAGACAGCATAAAAGAGGATCAAGCTACAGAAG AGAAAGGAGTGCCTGAATTCTGGCTCACTGCAATGAAAACTCATGAAGTACTAGCAGAGGAG ATTAAGGGACAAGATGAAGGAGCCCTAAAGTTTATAAAAGATATCAAGTGGTCAAGACTTCAAAATCCTGAGGGTTTCGAGCTGGAGTTTTACTTCAACCCTTGTCCTTACTTCAAAAATTCTGTCCTGACAAAGACTTATCACataattgatgaatctgatcCTATTTTGAGTCAAGCAATTGG GTCGGAAATTGAATGGTATCCTGAGAAATGCTTGACGACGAAGGTTGTGAAGAGGAAACAAAGAATGGTGTCAAAGAAGACCAAAACCACCATGATAATTAAGAACTGTGAAAGTTTCTTCACATTCTTTAATCCTCCTCAGATCCCTGAGAATGAGGATGAcctagatgatgatgat AATGATGAACTTCAGGACCGGCTAAAACAAGACTACAATTTAGG TATTATTATTCGGGACAAAATCATTCCACATGCTGTGTCATGGTTTACTGGAGAGGCTATCGAGGAAGATGAGTTAGATGGTATAGATTATGATggcaatgatgatgatgaggatgatgaggaTGAGGTTGAAGATAAGGAGAATGATGATGGGGATGAGGAGGACAATGAAAGCGACAAGGAGGTTGagcaagaagagaaaagaaaacaaggtgTGAAGAAGGACATCAGAAAGGACTAtgatgaggatgaggatgaggatgaggatgaggaAGAGGAAAGAAAATGGGGCTTGAagaaggatgatgatgatgatgatgatgatgatgaggctGGAGATGAGGAGAATGATGATGGGGATGAGGAGGACAATGAAAGCGACAAGGAGGCTGagcaagaagagaaaagaaaacaaggtgTGAAGGACATCAAAAAGGACTATGATGAGGATGGGGATGAGGAcggggaaaaggaaagaaaatgggACTCGAagaaggatgatgatgatgaggctGAAGATGACGAGCATGATGATGGGGATGAGGAGGACAATGCAAGCGACAAGGAGGCTGagcaagaagagaaaagaaaacaaggtgTGAAGAAGGACATCAAAGAGGACAATGATGAGGACGGGGatgaggaaaaggaaagaaaatgggGTCTAAAGAAGGATGTTGAAGACGAGGAtgaggaggaagaggaagaaaaacgggTCTGGAAGAAG TCATCCGATGGACACAAG AAGATTGGAGGGGCACAAATTCAGAAAGGTCAGCAAAGGGAGTTGGATCACACTTGCACACAAATGACAGGAGCAGCTTAA